Proteins found in one Podarcis muralis chromosome 5, rPodMur119.hap1.1, whole genome shotgun sequence genomic segment:
- the PCSK9 gene encoding proprotein convertase subtilisin/kexin type 9 — protein sequence MGGRCLRSPLLLLLFLLGALSPAAANLDDPDEEDDDLVASFAFEEESQADLGKYRSGSAAFHRSNKDLWRLPGQYIVVLKEETHKSQTSRTAKRLQARAARHGYLTKILHIFEDLFQGFLVKMSSDVLHMALRLPHVDYIEEDSYVFAQSIPWNLGRIVPVQDGSTEYNPPNRGDLVEVYLLDTGVQSNHREIEGRVFMTEFENVPEEDGTRFHRQASKCDSHGTHMAGVVSGRDAGIAKGASVSSLRVLNCQGKGTVSGTLMGLEFIKKTLDIQPYSPLVVLLPLAGGYSHILNTACRLMVRMGVVIIAAAGNYKEDACLYSPASEPEVITVGATNVQDQPASMGSLGTNFGRCVDVFAPGDDIIGASSDCTTCFTSQSGTSQAAAHVAGIAAMLLNSNPDLSISELRQKLIHFSRKNLINEAWFPEDQRLLTPNRVAGLPSKLVADEQLYCRSVWSSLSGSTSKSIAAARCNSNEEMFSCSSLSKNGKRRGERMEDYGGKKECVAHNRFGGQGVYAIARCCIWPKDDCQVHAHSQTAEGTALQSVSCTKDGHVLTGCSSHSLAGDFSDSIRPELGTESHRDQCVGQAGATVHASCCHAPSLECKVQEYSSLEYTAKVMVTCDDGWTLTGCSAQSHGPNTLGAYSVDNTCVVLSSLRGKGAAALAICCRKRLLEDKHGSNYK from the exons GATTTGTGGCGCCTGCCAGGGCAATACATTGTGGTGCTTAAGGAGGAAACCCACAAATCTCAGACGTCAAGGACCGCCAAGCGCCTTCAGGCCAGAGCAGCCAGGCATGGCTACTTGACGAAAATCCTGCATATCTTTGAGGACCTGTTCCAGGGCTTTCTCGTGAAGATGAGTAGCGACGTGCTGCACATG GCTTTGAGACTACCACATGTGGATTATATAGAAGAAGACTCCTATGTGTTTGCTCAGAGCATTCCCTGGAACCTGGGCCGGATTGTCCCTGTGCAAGACGGATCTACTGAATATAATCCTCCCA ACAGGGGCGACCTGGTTGAAGTTTATCTGCTGGACACTGGGGTCCAGAGCAACCACCGAGAGATCGAGGGCAGAGTGTTCATGACTGAATTTGAGAACGTCCCAGAAGAAGATGGGACTCGCTTCCACCGACAG GCCAGCAAGTGTGACAGCCACGGGACCCACATGGCTGGCGTTGTGAGTGGGAGGGATGCCGGCATCGCCAAAGGAGCCAGCGTGAGCAGCCTCCGAGTCCTCAACTGCCAGGGGAAGGGCACTGTGAGTGGCACTCTGATGG GATTGGAGTTCATTAAGAAGACCCTGGATATCCAGCCCTACAGCCCTCTGGTTGTCTTGCTTCCCTTGGCTGGTGGCTACAGCCACATCCTGAACACGGCCTGCCGCCTGATGGTCCGGATGGGGGTGGTGATCATCGCTGCAGCGGGCAACTACAAGGAAGATGCTTGCTTGTATTCACCGGCATCAGAACCAGAG GTTATCACGGTGGGGGCCACCAATGTTCAGGACCAGCCTGCTTCCATGGGCTCCTTGGGGACCAACTTTGGCCGTTGTGTGGACGTTTTCGCCCCTGGAGACGATATCATCGGTGCCTCCAGCGACTGCACGACTTGCTTCACCTCGCAGAGCGGGACATCCCAAGCAGCTGCGCATGTGGCAG GAattgcagccatgcttctgaactcCAACCCTGACCTGTCCATCTCTGAGTTGAGGCAGAAGCTGATCCACTTCTCCAGAAAAAACCTCATCaatgaggcttggtttccagaagaCCAGAGGCTACTAACTCCAAACAGGGTAGCTGGGCTTCCCTCCAAACTGGTAGCAG ATGAGCAGCTGTACTGTCGTTCCGTGTGGTCTTCCCTGTCGGGGTCAACCAGCAAGTCGATAGCTGCCGCCCGCTGCAACAGCAACGAAGAAATGTTCAGCTGCTCAAGCTTATCGAAGAATGGCAAGCGGCGAGGCGAGCGCATGGAG GATTACGGAGGCAAGAAGGAGTGCGTAGCTCATAATCGATTTGGGGGCCAAGGCGTCTATGCCATTGCCAGGTGCTGCATTTGGCCCAAAGACGACTGCCAGGTTCATGCCCACTCGCAGACTGCAGAGGGCACGGCACTGCAGAGTGTCAGCTGCACCAAGGACGGCCATGTATTGACAG GTTGCAGCTCTCATTCTCTGGCTGGAGATTTCAGTGACAGCATCAGACCTGAACTGGGGACAGAAAGCCATCGTGACCAGTGTGTTGGCCAGGCAGGTGCAACCGTGCATGCTTCCTGCTGCCATGCGCCCAGCCTAGAGTGCAAGGTGCAGGAATACTCTTCTCTGGAGTACACAGCAAAG GTGATGGTGACTTGCGATGATGGCTGGACTTTGACAGGATGCAGTGCCCAGTCCCATGGCCCCAACACACTTGGGGCGTATTCTGTGGACAACACGTGCGTTGTCCTGAGCAGCCTAAGGGGCAAAGGAGCAGCAGCTCTGGCCATCTGTTGCAGAAAGAGACTCTTGGAAGATAAGCATGGTTCCAATTATAAGTGA